ATCGGGGCAGCAGGCGCATATGGTGGCGGAAGAGGAGTGATCGCGGGTATGACGGTATCTCTTGGCTCGCAAACGTTGACGTGGCGCTTAGATGGGCCAGAGGGAACGTCCGGGAACGGCGACACCGTTACTGCAACGAATGCACTCAGCCTGAGTTCTGAGCAGATTCCGTCCCGTGGCATGAGCTACCTGGGCGTGCATGTCTATCCTGATAGCACTGCGGAATTGATCGTTTCACCGCACTTCTCAGAGCCGTCGCCGAGGGGCGAACTAATTTACAAGGAGAGACATCTCTATGGTCGGTGAAAAAAACAGCCTGCAGGCAAGTCAAGCCTCCAACCGGGATGTCTCCGCCGGCCAACCTGGCCCGAAGCAGGATTGTTCGGATGTTGTCCATATCGCTGTGTTCTTTGACGGTACAGGGAACAACAAGGATGTTGACGAGCCGTTGAAGAAGTGGGCCAATCCGGCACGCATGTATGTCGCCGCTCAAATCGCTGCTGACTTGAGTAATGCGATCTACCCCATCTATGTATCTGGTGTCGGAACTCCGTTTAACGGTACGGCAAGTGACTGGCTAGATAAAGCAACGGTGACATTTCAAGATGACGTTGTAGGCGGACTCGGCGGCGCGGGCGGAACACGGCGAACTGAATTCGGCAAAAACAACGTCAATGAAACCTTACGCCGGGTGCTGCTCGATAACGCAAAAAAACTGAATGCAACGACGAAGGCTTACGCAGAAAAGAGCAAGACCGAGAGTCTTGGCGAACTGAGCAAGGTACTGGAAGCGCATCGCCTGATCAAGATGATCAATCTGTCCGTCTTCGGATTTTCGAGAGGTGCGGCACTGGCACGCGCCTTCAGTAACGATTTCCTGAAAGACTGCAAAGCAGATAACGCGGGGAAACTGACGTATCAGGGGTTTCCGATTCGGCTCCATTTCATGGGACTGTTCGATACGGTGGCGTCTTTTGGTGGGCCGTCGATGAACATGAATTCTCCATTCACAGAGAAAAACCTGAAGATTCCGGGGGCCGTGGAACGATGTGTGCATTTTGTAGCCGGACATGAACTGCGCTTCTCGTTCCCTGTTGATCTGATCCGCCAGCATGGTCAGTTAATGCCCAACTGGACCGAGGTGGTCTATCCTGGGGTGCATTCAGATGTTGGCGGCGGTTATACGCCTGTCGACCAGGGCCGATCAAATAACTATGCTCGCATCCCGATGCGCGACATGATGAACGAGGCGGTGAAATCGGGTGTGCGTTTGTTGAGCTACGACGATATCGCCACGACTCGTGCTGCTCTGTTTGCCGAGCGCTTCAAGGTTGAGCCAGAAACAGAAAGTGCATATAACCGCTACAGAAGCGCGGTTCCCGCAAACGGCTCGATCGAACAGCAGGTCACGGCACATATGAGGGCCTTGTACTCGGCATATGGAACGATGTCACGCAGGGGAATTTCAACGCCCGATAACCAGGCCGACATAGGGCACAGGCTTGTCGGTCATGCAAGCATGGCGCGCGAGGTGAGAGCGTTGCGCAGCCATCGATCCGCAGCAGCCTTGCTGGCCGAGGATGCATCTACGAAGATTGGGTTTCAATTTATGGGTACAGCCTATGGCCAGATCGTGAAGCCAGACGCTTGGCGGTTAAAGGCGTGGGACAGCACAGCGAGCGAAGATGTGCTGACCTTCGTCGGTAAATACGTACATGACTCGAAGGCAGGTTTTCTGGCAGGTATTGAGCCCTTCAGCTACTTCCGTCCTCGCGGAATGACGGAAGCGAGCCGGAACGTACTGGAGGCAGGGAAGCAGTGGCTGGACGACAATCTGCAAGCCGTTACGGGTGGCGTAATCAAGGTCTACGCCAGCGCAAAAGGCATCGTGGTGGAAACCTGGCAAGCTGGTGTGGTAATCACTACCACGACATATCAGGTTGGGGAAAGATTCGTACTCGATACTGTGGAGGCGGGCCAGAAGTATGCGGTTGAGGTCTACCAGACCACCAGCAAAATCGTCGTCTCGAAAGTTGATGAAGGGCAGAAGGCCATCATCACCTCCGTCGACGTCCTGCAAAAGGAAACATTGTCTGCCGTCGACGCCCTGAGGCAGAAGGCCGCCAGTCTGTCACAACAAGTACAGCAAGGCGCCAGTTCAGCCGTGGCTGCAACCGGGAAAGCTGTCGATAGCGGAATGCAGGCTGTTGAAGACAGTTGGCAGACGACTAAAGCTGCACTTGGGCTATGACCCATTAAATAGCTGCCAACGCTACTTTTTTGCCTCCATGCGTCGTTCACTTTAATTTGTCAGGTACGTCAATGGACGGAGGAAGTAGTCATCAAAAAGAGGAAGCATACGATGAAGCGTAACATCTGTTGCGAAGGTGATGTGACCAGCCACGGTGGCAAGGTCATCAAGGTCAGCGGCGGCATGTCAATTGATGGTCGTCGCAATGCACGACTAGGGGACTGGGTCAGTTGCCCTGAGCATGGCGACAATCAGATTACTGAAGCCTGCGGGATGCTCGACGAGGGTGTACCTGTCGTCCTGCATTTATGTGCGACAGCATGCGGGAGCACAGTAATTGCGACGGGCAACATGACTGTTTCGGAATGACAGGCATGTCGGTAGAAGACTTGTGCTCTGCAAGTCTGCACGCGAACATCATTGACTGATCATGTCGAGCAAAAGTAAAGCGCCGCTGCCCGAATCGAGTCCCGCGATTCTCCATGCACAACCATCTATCCGCCGGCGAGTCCTGGCGATACTGAAAGCGTGGCCCGCACGCTCGGGCTATGACCGCCATGAACGAGATCGCATGGTGCGCGACTGCGTGGCAAGCATCATCGAAGCATGGGGTGGGCGCTGGCTAAATCCAGACGCCGACCTTCAGGCGCTCGACCTGCAATGCGCGCGCGGCCACATCTGGCGCTTTGGCTCCGCAAAACTGAAAAACGGGCTGTGGTGTCCCCAGTGCTCGCACGAACAACGGCGCAGCGGCATTGACGCCATGCAGGCGCTCGCACGCAGGCGTGGTGGACGTTGTGTCTCGGAGACCTACGTCAGTTCTCATGGCAAATTGCGCTGGCAATGTCGCAACGGACACGAATGGACCATGTCGCCCATCAGCGTTCAGGCAGGTAACTGGTGCGCGGTCTGTCTGAGGATAGAGCATGACCGTACATGGTTGCCGCTGATGCAGGCTCTCGCCCTCCGGCGCGGCGGCAAGTGTTTGTCTGACACCTACGTCAACAGCCGCACGAAGCTCCGGTGGCAATGCAGGCACGGGCATATCTGGGAAGCGACGCCCGCTGGCGTTCGTGAGGCAGGTGCGTGGTGCCCGGTCTGCGCACGCGCGCGCCAGAAGCTGACGCTCGCCGACATGCAGGCAACGGCGGCAGAGCGCGGCGGGCATTGCCTTTCGGGGACGTATTCGCACGTGAAGACCAAACTGCGCTGGCGGTGCGCCAAGGGCCACGAATGGGAACGATCTGCGGCGAGGGTTCGCAATGGTGAGTGGTGCGCGATCTGTGCGAAGCATGATCGCCAGTCGGTCGCGCTTGAAGAGTTGCGCGAACTGGCCATCGAGCGCAGCGGGACGTGCCTGTCGAATACCTATGAGGGGGCGCGCGGCCGTTGCGCTGGCGCTGTGAGCATGGGCATGAATGGGATGCTGCACCCGGTAACATCAAGGCGGGCCAGTGGTGCCCTCAGTGCGCGCGAATAGGCAGACGCCATACCATCGAAAAGATGAAGGCAGTTGCGCACGAACGCGGCGGCCAATGCCTGTCCGAAAGCTACGTCAACGTCGAGACGAAACTGCAATGGGAGTGCTCGCGTGGGCATGTCTGGTTAACCACGCCAATGAGTGTACTGGCGGGTAGCTGGTGTCCGGCGTGCAAGTACATGAACCAGTGCACAACAGACGAAGCCCGACGCAAGTATCTCGATGCGCAGACACCCTGCGGCTAGAGTGGCTGGGTGAGCGTGCCTCAGTCTGCAACCGCCACCGCCGCACGCTGTAATGACTAGCACCGCCCGGAACGGCAAAAATTCACGAACTTCCGATTTTTTGGGTTTTTTATGGGTTAGTTGTTTTTCTGCACACCGCTTGCAATCCGCCAAACCCTTATCCATAAAGGATTTCTAGCCGATTTCGATGTTGACTTGCATTTAGCTACTTTACTTTGCCGCTGCAAAGAAAAGTAGGTGCCGCCCCGCACAGGGGCAACGCCAAAAGTACAGATACGAATTCGCGGATGCCAGCGAAAAACTACAAATGGCGACTAGCGTCGCAGACAAAAAACCACCATCACCATCCAAACTTGGCTTCAACACCAACGTAGTCCGCATTCCTCGCGCCCAGCGAGCGAATTGAATCCCCAACCTGAAAATGCACAGCTTCCAAAGCCAGTGCAACATTCGAACTCACGATCCAGTCAGCCCGCACTTGCGCATACATCCCGGTCCACCGCGAACCCTTCCCCGCCGTACCAGGCACCACAGCAGAACCCTGCCCATAGATAGCATCGGCAGTAGTAGCACGCCACTGAAACCCGACGGCCGTCAAAAGAGAAACCTTCGGCGTCACCTTAAAAGTAATCGAAGGCTTCACATGAATCAGGTTGCTATACCCCGTATAGCCCGCCAGCGTGAAGTAGTACCCATTCGGGAACAGAGGATTGAACGTCCCGACACGTCCATCGCCGGGATGTCGATCGCCCGACGCGCCATCCACCTGCAAGCCAATTCGCGGCGTGCCCGGCATCGAAGCAAGCGTATAGCCGCCCAGCATGCCGAACGCCCACGCACCGATCGTGTCCTTGCCGACATGCCCCGTCTGCACCATCGTTTCCGCGTCCCAGTCGAACGGCGCGACTTTGCCCGCATAACGCAGATCGAACACATCACGATGCTCGGTGCCCGAAGCATCGAGAAAACGCGCATTGTCGCGGTTATAGCGTGACCAGTACGCGGAAAGATCGCCCGGCCCTGTGTTCACTCGTTCGACACGCACGCCACTGAACGTCAGATGCCGGTTCGATACATCGTCGAATGCCGTGACGTCGCGATACTGCACCGGCTGCGTCATGTAGCCGATAAAGCGCCACTTGTCGATTTCATAATCGGCCCAGATTGCATCGAACGCCTGGCGCACGTTTGGACCGTCGCGCACAGACACGAAGCGCTGCAAGTCGAACGCCATTTCCTGACGCCCGACGCGAGCCTTGAACGTGCCGCCGCCCACGCCGTAGACGAACGCCACGAAAGCCTGCTCGATATCGAGCGGATTCTTGTCGACGGGCGACACGGAATCCTTGCCGAACGGCCGCGCATCCTCCAGCTGGAAAAACGCCTGCACGTGTCCACCGATACGCGCATCGGCATGCACCTCCGCGCGCTGGATCACGTAGCTGTCGGGACGCGCGCTGCCGAGTCCGAACAGCGGCGTGTTGTTCAACTCGAAGCGCTCGCGCAGATTCGCGCCGAGCGACAGATACGTCGACGGATCGCCGCCGAGCGGAATGTACTTGAGCGCATCGAACGGCTTGCGCGGCACGCACGGCAGCGCGAGCACCGACCAGTCTTCCTGCCAGCGATTGAACGACAGACCCGAAGGCCGCGTCGCCGTACATGCCGTGCTTGCGTCCGCAGTTGCATCAGCCGCAAGCGCCTGCACACTCCCTGTCAAGCCGCATGCCGCAAGCCCCGCGCAAGCCGCGGCCTTGCCCGCTCGTCTGATCGCGCGTCGCACCGCGCTGTTCGTCGAACGTCGCACCGTCACTTCTTCACTTCGTGAATCTCGGCGACGTAGCCGCCGGGAAATTCGACCATCGCGGTGCGCCCTTCGACCGTGCGGTTCGCGGGCGACAGCACCTTCACGCCGACGCCTTGCGCCTTCGTCAGCGTCGCGTCGAGATCGGCGACCTGATAGCCCGTCGTCTCGCGGCCGAACGGATACGGCAGCTTGCCGTCCGTCGCGAACACGAGCATGTTGCCGAAGCCCGACGAGATGCGCACGCGGCGGATCGTGTCGCCAGGACGGCCGATTTCCGCGCCATCGGCGTGACGATCGTCGGATACGACCTTGCCATGCGAGAAGCGCACGAAGCGCTTGATGAAGTTGTCGGCGGCTTGCGGCGACACATACACGCGATTGTCCGGCACCGTTTCGAGCGGTCCATACGACGGCGCCTTCGTATGCCAGTACAGCTGCATATACAGGCCGCCCGGCCACTGGATCACGGCATCCTTGCCGATGGGATCATCGAACGTATCGACGATCACGTCCGCGCCCGCCGCACGCGCGGCGCGCACGGCCTTGTCGATGTCGGTGACGAGATAGCCCGTGCGTTCATTGCCGAACGGATACGGAACAGGCGTCTGGAACGCAAACACCGACAGCATGCCGACTGGCGTCTGCACGTATTGCGACGCCGTCTTGCTCGGCGTCGGCGTCACCGTGAACACGGCGCGCTGCGAAGCCTTGCCACCAAAAGTCGCGACGAAGCTGTCGACGAACGCGTCGATATCCTGGTTCGACACATACACGTGCGTCGTGTCGTACTGCGGTCCGACGGACACGACGGGCGAGTTCTTGCCCGCGTTCTGATGGTCGGCTTCGGCGAAAGCGGGCGTGCCCGCCAGCGTCACGCCGAGCGCCGCGAGCGATACCACAGCGGCACGCAACAATCGATACATCTTGACGGTACTCATGAAAACACTCCTTGCTGGTAATGGATGCGCCGCGTCGACGCCTGGCGTCACGACGCGATCGGATTCATGTCTGGGACGAGCCCGTGTTTCTCGACAGCACGGCGAGCACGCAGAGCGCGGCAAGCGGCGGCAGCAGCGCCCAGAACGATGCGAACAGATAGCCCGCCGCACCCGCACCCGCGCCGATTGCGAAACCCGCGACAGGTGGCAACGTGCGCAACAGCCGCGTGCGCGCGGCGTGTCGCGTTTTTGCATCGCCGGATGAAAACAGCAGATCGAACGCGTCGATCACGGCCTGCGTGACGTTGCCCGTCATCACCGTGTTCGCGACGACAGAGCGCGCCGTCAAACGCCCATGCGCGTTCTGCACGCCCATCGCGGCCGCGCCGAGCAAACCACACGCGATGGTGATCGGCGCGTCGGCATTGGTGATCGGCACGGCCAGCACGCCCGCGATCATGAAGCCCGCGAGTAGCACGGCCTGCGTCACGTACAGCGCGCACGCACGCGTGCCGTGTCCGCGCGCGAGCAGATGGTTGTCAAGCACGCGCGCCAGCACGATCCCCGCGACGAACGCAGGAAACGCGAGCCACTTGATCAGCAAGCCCTTCCCTGCGCCCGCGAGACCCGAGCCGATCAGAATGAAATTGCCCGTCACGTGCGCCGTAAAAAGCCCGAACAGCGCGACGAAACCGAGTGTGTCGACATAACCCGCGATCGTCGCGAGCCATGCGT
This Paraburkholderia sabiae DNA region includes the following protein-coding sequences:
- a CDS encoding T6SS phospholipase effector Tle1-like catalytic domain-containing protein, whose protein sequence is MVGEKNSLQASQASNRDVSAGQPGPKQDCSDVVHIAVFFDGTGNNKDVDEPLKKWANPARMYVAAQIAADLSNAIYPIYVSGVGTPFNGTASDWLDKATVTFQDDVVGGLGGAGGTRRTEFGKNNVNETLRRVLLDNAKKLNATTKAYAEKSKTESLGELSKVLEAHRLIKMINLSVFGFSRGAALARAFSNDFLKDCKADNAGKLTYQGFPIRLHFMGLFDTVASFGGPSMNMNSPFTEKNLKIPGAVERCVHFVAGHELRFSFPVDLIRQHGQLMPNWTEVVYPGVHSDVGGGYTPVDQGRSNNYARIPMRDMMNEAVKSGVRLLSYDDIATTRAALFAERFKVEPETESAYNRYRSAVPANGSIEQQVTAHMRALYSAYGTMSRRGISTPDNQADIGHRLVGHASMAREVRALRSHRSAAALLAEDASTKIGFQFMGTAYGQIVKPDAWRLKAWDSTASEDVLTFVGKYVHDSKAGFLAGIEPFSYFRPRGMTEASRNVLEAGKQWLDDNLQAVTGGVIKVYASAKGIVVETWQAGVVITTTTYQVGERFVLDTVEAGQKYAVEVYQTTSKIVVSKVDEGQKAIITSVDVLQKETLSAVDALRQKAASLSQQVQQGASSAVAATGKAVDSGMQAVEDSWQTTKAALGL
- a CDS encoding alginate export family protein, which translates into the protein MTVRRSTNSAVRRAIRRAGKAAACAGLAACGLTGSVQALAADATADASTACTATRPSGLSFNRWQEDWSVLALPCVPRKPFDALKYIPLGGDPSTYLSLGANLRERFELNNTPLFGLGSARPDSYVIQRAEVHADARIGGHVQAFFQLEDARPFGKDSVSPVDKNPLDIEQAFVAFVYGVGGGTFKARVGRQEMAFDLQRFVSVRDGPNVRQAFDAIWADYEIDKWRFIGYMTQPVQYRDVTAFDDVSNRHLTFSGVRVERVNTGPGDLSAYWSRYNRDNARFLDASGTEHRDVFDLRYAGKVAPFDWDAETMVQTGHVGKDTIGAWAFGMLGGYTLASMPGTPRIGLQVDGASGDRHPGDGRVGTFNPLFPNGYYFTLAGYTGYSNLIHVKPSITFKVTPKVSLLTAVGFQWRATTADAIYGQGSAVVPGTAGKGSRWTGMYAQVRADWIVSSNVALALEAVHFQVGDSIRSLGARNADYVGVEAKFGW
- a CDS encoding YoaK family protein, with translation MQQGQVNAGADAHVAAQPDHVTGEDAWLATIAGYVDTLGFVALFGLFTAHVTGNFILIGSGLAGAGKGLLIKWLAFPAFVAGIVLARVLDNHLLARGHGTRACALYVTQAVLLAGFMIAGVLAVPITNADAPITIACGLLGAAAMGVQNAHGRLTARSVVANTVMTGNVTQAVIDAFDLLFSSGDAKTRHAARTRLLRTLPPVAGFAIGAGAGAAGYLFASFWALLPPLAALCVLAVLSRNTGSSQT
- a CDS encoding glyoxalase encodes the protein MSTVKMYRLLRAAVVSLAALGVTLAGTPAFAEADHQNAGKNSPVVSVGPQYDTTHVYVSNQDIDAFVDSFVATFGGKASQRAVFTVTPTPSKTASQYVQTPVGMLSVFAFQTPVPYPFGNERTGYLVTDIDKAVRAARAAGADVIVDTFDDPIGKDAVIQWPGGLYMQLYWHTKAPSYGPLETVPDNRVYVSPQAADNFIKRFVRFSHGKVVSDDRHADGAEIGRPGDTIRRVRISSGFGNMLVFATDGKLPYPFGRETTGYQVADLDATLTKAQGVGVKVLSPANRTVEGRTAMVEFPGGYVAEIHEVKK
- a CDS encoding PAAR domain-containing protein; its protein translation is MKRNICCEGDVTSHGGKVIKVSGGMSIDGRRNARLGDWVSCPEHGDNQITEACGMLDEGVPVVLHLCATACGSTVIATGNMTVSE